From Synechococcus sp. A10-1-5-1, a single genomic window includes:
- a CDS encoding DNA-directed RNA polymerase subunit gamma: protein MTNSNLRTENHFDYVKITLASPERVMQWGQRTLPNGQVVGEVTKPETINYRTLKPEMDGLFCEKIFGPSKDWECHCGKYKRVRHRGIVCERCGVEVTESRVRRHRMGFIKLAAPVSHVWYLKGIPSYVAILLDMPLRDVEQIVYFNCYVVLDQGDHKDLTYKQLLTEDEWLEIEDEIYAEDSEIENEPTVGIGAEALKQLLEDLDLPVVAEQLREEIAGSKGQKRAKLIKRLRVIDNFIATGARPEWMVLDVIPVIPPDLRPMVQLDGGRFATSDLNDLYRRVINRNNRLARLQEILAPEIIVRNEKRMLQEAVDALIDNGRRGRTVVGANNRPLKSLSDIIEGKQGRFRQNLLGKRVDYSGRSVIVVGPKLKMHQCGLPKEMAIELFQPFVIHRLIRQNIVNNIKAAKKLIQRADDEVMQVLQEVIDGHPIMLNRAPTLHRLGIQAFEPKLVDGRAIQLHPLVCPAFNADFDGDQMAVHVPLAIEAQTEARMLMLASNNILSPATGDPIITPSQDMVLGSYYLTAEQPSLTKPEFGDRSRTFAGLRDVLNAFEDKHLTMHDWVWVRFNGEVDTEGEAKEPLQQETLSDGTRIEQWSFRRDRLDEDGAVISRYLLTTVGRVVMNSTIIDAVAAA, encoded by the coding sequence ATGACCAACAGCAATCTCCGCACCGAAAACCACTTCGATTACGTCAAGATCACGCTCGCCTCACCCGAGCGGGTCATGCAGTGGGGGCAGCGCACGCTGCCTAACGGTCAGGTGGTGGGCGAGGTCACCAAGCCCGAAACCATCAACTACCGCACCCTGAAGCCCGAAATGGACGGGCTCTTCTGCGAGAAGATCTTTGGCCCCTCCAAAGACTGGGAGTGCCATTGCGGTAAGTACAAGCGGGTGCGCCACCGCGGCATCGTCTGCGAGCGCTGCGGTGTGGAGGTCACGGAAAGCCGGGTGCGTCGTCACCGGATGGGCTTCATCAAGCTCGCGGCTCCGGTCTCACACGTTTGGTACCTGAAGGGCATCCCCAGCTATGTGGCCATCCTGCTGGACATGCCCCTGCGGGATGTTGAGCAGATTGTTTATTTCAACTGCTACGTGGTGCTCGATCAGGGCGACCACAAGGACCTGACCTACAAGCAGCTGCTCACCGAAGACGAGTGGCTGGAGATTGAAGACGAGATCTACGCCGAAGACTCGGAGATTGAGAACGAGCCCACCGTTGGCATCGGTGCTGAGGCGCTCAAGCAACTCCTGGAGGATCTCGATCTCCCTGTTGTTGCCGAACAGCTCCGCGAGGAGATCGCTGGTTCTAAGGGCCAGAAGCGGGCCAAGTTGATCAAGCGCCTGCGCGTGATCGACAACTTCATCGCCACCGGTGCCCGTCCTGAGTGGATGGTCCTGGACGTGATCCCGGTTATCCCCCCGGACCTGCGCCCAATGGTGCAGCTCGATGGCGGTCGTTTTGCGACATCCGACCTCAACGACCTCTATCGCCGTGTGATCAACCGGAACAACCGGTTGGCTCGCCTGCAGGAGATCCTCGCCCCTGAAATCATCGTCCGCAATGAGAAGCGGATGCTGCAGGAGGCCGTGGATGCCCTGATCGATAACGGTCGCCGCGGACGCACCGTGGTGGGTGCGAACAACCGTCCGCTCAAATCACTGAGCGACATCATTGAGGGCAAGCAGGGCCGCTTCCGTCAGAACCTCCTGGGTAAGCGCGTTGACTACTCCGGTCGTTCAGTGATCGTGGTGGGTCCGAAGCTGAAGATGCATCAGTGCGGTCTGCCCAAAGAGATGGCGATCGAGCTGTTCCAGCCCTTCGTGATCCACCGTCTGATCCGTCAGAACATCGTCAACAACATCAAGGCCGCGAAGAAGCTGATTCAGCGCGCCGACGATGAGGTGATGCAGGTGCTCCAGGAGGTGATCGATGGTCACCCGATCATGCTGAACCGTGCACCAACCCTGCACCGTCTCGGTATTCAGGCCTTCGAGCCGAAGCTGGTGGATGGCCGTGCCATCCAGTTGCACCCTCTGGTCTGTCCCGCCTTCAACGCTGACTTTGACGGGGACCAGATGGCCGTTCACGTGCCGCTGGCGATCGAGGCGCAGACCGAGGCCCGCATGTTGATGCTGGCCAGCAACAACATTCTTTCCCCTGCAACGGGTGACCCGATCATCACGCCGTCCCAGGACATGGTGTTGGGTTCTTATTACCTCACCGCTGAACAGCCTTCGCTCACCAAGCCTGAATTCGGTGACCGCAGCCGCACCTTCGCTGGCCTGCGTGATGTGCTGAATGCTTTTGAAGACAAGCACCTGACCATGCATGACTGGGTCTGGGTCCGCTTCAACGGTGAAGTCGATACCGAAGGAGAAGCCAAGGAGCCCCTCCAGCAGGAGACCCTTAGCGATGGGACTCGGATTGAACAGTGGAGCTTCCGTCGTGATCGTCTCGACGAGGACGGTGCTGTGATCAGCCGTTATCTGTTGACCACCGTCGGACGTGTGGTGATGAACAGCACGATCATCGATGCGGTGGCAGCCGCCTGA
- the rpoB gene encoding DNA-directed RNA polymerase subunit beta, translating into MSSAIQVAKTATYLPDLVEVQRASFKWFLEKGLIEELESFSPITDYTGKLELHFIGSEYRLKRPRHDVEEAKRRDATFASQMYVTCRLVNKETGEIKEQEVFIGELPLMTERGTFIINGAERVIVNQIVRSPGVYFKDEQDKNGRKTFNASLIPNRGAWLKFETDKNDLLHVRVDKTRKINAHVLMRAIGLSDNDVLDKLRHPEYYQKSIEAANDEGIASEDQALLELYKKLRPGEPPSVSGGQTLLHSRFFDPKRYDLGRVGRYKINKKLRLTIPDATRTLTPEDVLSTIDYLINLELDVGGATLDDIDHLGNRRVRSVGELLQNQVRVGLNRLERIIKERMTVGETESLTPAQLVNPKPLVAAIKEFFGSSQLSQFMDQTNPLAELTHKRRISALGPGGLTRERAGFAVRDIHPSHYGRICPIETPEGPNAGLIGSLATHARVNEYGFIETPFWKVEDGIVLKQGDPLYLSADLEDECRVAPGDVATDADGRIKADLVPVRYRQDFETVPPEQVDYVQLSPVQVISVATSLIPFLEHDDANRALMGSNMQRQAVPLLRPERPLVGTGLETQVARDSGMVPITTVNGTVTFVDATAIVIRDEEGNDHTHYLQKYQRSNQDTCLNHRPIVKLGDQVIAGQVLANGSACEGGEIALGQNVLIAYMPWEGYNYEDAILVSERLVRDDLYTSVHIEKYEIEARQTKLGPEEITREIPNVAEESLGNLDEMGIIRIGAYVESGDILVGKVTPKGESDQPPEEKLLRAIFGEKARDVRDNSLRVPSTERGRVVDVRIYTREQGDELPPGANMVVRVYVAQRRKIQVGDKMAGRHGNKGIISRILPLEDMPYLPDGTPIDIVLNPLGVPSRMNVGQVFECLMGWAASHLDCRVKVVPFDEMHGPETSKNTVQAYLEAAKSQPGKDWVYNPDNPGKIQLIDGRTGEAFDQPVTVGYAHILKLVHLVDDKIHARSTGPYSLVTQQPLGGKAQQGGQRLGEMEVWALEAYGAAYTLQELLTVKSDDMQGRNEALNAIVKGKPIPRPGTPESFKVLMRELQSLGLDIAVYTDAGEEVDLMQDVNPRRSTPNRPTYESLGVADYDDD; encoded by the coding sequence ATGAGCAGCGCGATTCAGGTCGCCAAGACCGCCACTTACCTCCCCGATCTGGTGGAGGTGCAGCGCGCGAGCTTCAAATGGTTTCTGGAGAAGGGCCTGATCGAGGAGCTGGAGAGCTTCTCCCCGATCACCGACTACACCGGCAAGCTTGAGCTGCACTTCATCGGTAGCGAGTACCGCCTGAAGCGCCCTCGTCACGACGTTGAAGAGGCCAAGCGCCGTGACGCGACCTTCGCGTCCCAGATGTATGTGACCTGCCGCCTGGTCAACAAGGAGACCGGCGAGATCAAGGAGCAGGAAGTCTTCATCGGGGAACTGCCCCTGATGACCGAGCGCGGCACCTTCATCATCAACGGTGCAGAGCGCGTGATCGTGAACCAGATCGTGCGTTCCCCCGGCGTCTATTTCAAGGACGAGCAGGACAAGAACGGCCGCAAGACCTTTAACGCCAGCCTGATCCCCAACCGTGGTGCCTGGCTGAAGTTTGAAACCGACAAGAACGACCTGCTGCACGTTCGTGTCGACAAAACCCGCAAGATCAACGCCCACGTGTTGATGCGGGCCATCGGCCTGTCCGACAACGACGTTCTCGACAAGCTGCGGCACCCCGAGTACTACCAAAAGTCCATCGAGGCGGCGAACGACGAAGGCATTGCCTCGGAAGACCAGGCCCTGCTGGAGCTCTACAAGAAGCTGCGTCCGGGTGAACCCCCCTCGGTGAGCGGTGGTCAAACCCTGCTGCACAGCCGTTTCTTCGATCCCAAGCGCTACGACCTGGGCCGGGTTGGTCGCTACAAGATCAACAAGAAGCTGCGCCTGACCATCCCTGATGCGACGCGCACCCTCACCCCTGAGGACGTGCTCAGCACGATCGACTATCTGATCAACCTTGAGCTCGATGTGGGTGGCGCCACCCTTGATGACATTGACCACCTCGGTAACCGCCGCGTTCGCTCCGTGGGCGAATTGCTGCAGAACCAGGTTCGCGTCGGTCTGAACCGCCTCGAGCGGATCATCAAAGAGCGCATGACCGTTGGTGAGACCGAGAGTCTGACCCCTGCGCAGCTGGTGAACCCCAAGCCCCTGGTGGCGGCGATCAAGGAGTTCTTTGGCTCCAGCCAGCTGAGCCAGTTCATGGACCAGACGAACCCTCTGGCTGAGCTGACCCACAAGCGCCGCATCAGCGCCCTCGGCCCAGGCGGTCTGACCCGTGAGCGCGCCGGCTTTGCTGTGCGTGACATCCATCCTTCCCACTACGGCCGGATCTGCCCGATTGAGACCCCTGAAGGTCCGAACGCAGGTCTGATCGGCTCCCTGGCCACCCACGCCCGGGTGAATGAGTACGGCTTCATTGAGACCCCCTTCTGGAAGGTCGAAGACGGGATCGTTCTGAAGCAGGGCGACCCCCTCTACCTCTCGGCTGACCTCGAAGACGAGTGCCGCGTTGCCCCTGGCGACGTCGCCACCGATGCGGACGGCCGGATCAAGGCCGATCTGGTTCCCGTGCGCTATCGCCAGGACTTCGAGACCGTGCCCCCCGAGCAGGTCGACTACGTGCAGCTCTCACCGGTTCAGGTGATCTCCGTTGCGACCTCGCTGATCCCCTTCCTCGAGCACGACGACGCCAACCGGGCCCTGATGGGCTCGAACATGCAGCGCCAGGCCGTGCCTCTGCTGCGCCCCGAGCGTCCTCTGGTCGGTACCGGTCTGGAGACCCAGGTCGCCCGCGACTCGGGGATGGTGCCCATCACCACCGTCAATGGCACGGTGACCTTTGTGGATGCCACCGCGATCGTCATCCGTGACGAAGAGGGGAACGACCACACCCATTACCTGCAGAAGTACCAGCGCTCCAACCAGGACACCTGCCTGAACCACCGCCCGATCGTCAAGCTCGGCGATCAGGTCATCGCTGGTCAGGTCCTGGCCAACGGTTCTGCCTGTGAGGGTGGCGAAATCGCCCTGGGTCAGAACGTTCTGATCGCTTACATGCCCTGGGAGGGCTACAACTACGAGGACGCGATCCTCGTCTCCGAGCGCCTGGTGCGCGACGACCTCTACACCTCGGTTCACATCGAGAAGTACGAGATCGAAGCCCGTCAGACCAAGCTTGGACCTGAGGAGATCACCCGTGAGATCCCCAACGTCGCCGAGGAGAGCCTGGGCAACCTCGACGAGATGGGCATCATCCGCATCGGTGCCTACGTCGAAAGCGGCGACATCCTGGTGGGCAAGGTGACCCCCAAGGGTGAGTCCGATCAGCCCCCTGAAGAGAAGCTGCTGCGCGCGATCTTCGGTGAGAAGGCCCGCGATGTCCGCGACAACTCACTCCGCGTTCCCAGCACTGAGCGGGGCCGTGTGGTCGATGTTCGGATCTATACCCGTGAGCAGGGCGACGAGCTGCCGCCCGGCGCGAACATGGTGGTCCGGGTCTATGTGGCCCAGCGCCGCAAGATCCAGGTCGGCGACAAGATGGCCGGCCGCCATGGCAACAAGGGCATCATCAGCCGAATCCTTCCCCTGGAGGACATGCCCTACCTGCCCGATGGCACCCCCATCGACATCGTGCTCAACCCCCTGGGTGTGCCGAGCCGGATGAACGTTGGACAGGTGTTCGAGTGCTTGATGGGTTGGGCTGCGTCCCACCTGGATTGCCGCGTCAAGGTGGTGCCCTTCGACGAAATGCATGGCCCTGAAACCTCCAAGAACACCGTCCAGGCTTATCTCGAGGCGGCCAAGTCTCAGCCCGGAAAGGACTGGGTCTATAACCCTGACAACCCCGGCAAGATCCAGTTGATCGACGGGCGGACCGGCGAGGCCTTCGACCAGCCCGTGACCGTGGGTTATGCCCACATCCTCAAGCTGGTTCACCTGGTGGACGACAAGATCCACGCCCGCTCCACCGGTCCCTACTCCCTGGTCACCCAGCAGCCCCTGGGCGGTAAGGCTCAACAGGGCGGTCAGCGTCTTGGTGAGATGGAGGTCTGGGCCCTCGAGGCCTATGGCGCCGCCTACACGCTGCAGGAACTGCTCACCGTCAAGTCCGACGACATGCAGGGCCGAAACGAGGCGCTCAATGCCATCGTCAAGGGCAAGCCCATCCCCCGTCCTGGCACCCCGGAGTCGTTCAAGGTGCTCATGCGCGAGCTCCAGTCCCTGGGTCTCGACATCGCGGTGTACACCGATGCGGGCGAGGAAGTCGACCTGATGCAGGACGTGAACCCTCGCCGCAGCACCCCCAACCGACCCACCTACGAATCCCTCGGCGTCGCGGATTACGACGACGACTGA
- a CDS encoding chlorophyll a/b-binding protein: MIQPKLVPQRRLPRYGFHTHTERLNGRVAMLGFIALLVVEYKLGHALLIWG, translated from the coding sequence ATGATCCAACCCAAGCTCGTTCCCCAGCGCCGTCTACCGCGCTACGGCTTCCACACCCACACCGAACGACTCAACGGTCGTGTCGCGATGCTCGGCTTTATTGCCCTGCTCGTCGTGGAATACAAGCTTGGGCACGCTCTCCTGATTTGGGGTTGA
- a CDS encoding DNA-directed RNA polymerase subunit beta': protein MTATPSKKTSKKSSKKSSKAAAPAPANAPLSKAAPVFRNRTIDKKQLRNLMAWAYKNHGTAATASLADELKDLGFHYATQAAVSISVDDLRIPGEKARLLEEAEQQITDTEERYRLGEITEVERHTKVIDTWTETNERLVEEVKKNFNENDPLNSVWMMANSGARGNMSQVRQLVGMRGLMANPQGEIIDLPIRTNFREGLTVTEYVISSYGARKGLVDTALRTADSGYLTRRLVDVAQDVIVREDDCGTTRGIPINADDKGRYAAKLVGRLAAEPVLDGEGNVIVDRDGEIDAVITAQIEAAAVQTVVVRSPLTCEAARSVCRKCYGWALAHNQLVDLGEAVGIVAAQSIGEPGTQLTMRTFHTGGVSTAETGVVRSQIAGTIEFGAKARVRPFRTPHGVEAQIAETDFTLTLKPSGSGKTQKLSITSGSLLFVADAAEVAADTMLAQISSGAAVKKSVEKATKDVICDLAGQVRYEDAIQPREVTDRQGNSTFKAQRLGRMWVYSGDVYNLPPNAQPVIEGNTNVTTGEVLAESRLVSEYGGAVRLRESAGDSREVQIVTASLTLKDCKLLGESTHAGELWHLEGKDNIRYRLNTHPGTKIGNGEVIAELADDRFRTQTGGVVKFAPGLAIKKARSAKNGYEVNKGGTLLWIPQETHEINKDISLLMIEDGQWIEAGTEVVKDIFSQTAGIVSVTQKNDILREIIVRSGQLHNVSDAKVVARYSDGKMVNPGEEIAKGLKAEAMVFVEAVDTPEGGALLLRPVEEYRIPDAAHLPDLGSVTQKNGPSLGLKATQRLAFKDGELIKSVEGVELLRTQLILETFDTTPQMTVDVEAVPDKRAKTIERLQLVILESLLVRRDTLSDASHGSTHTELSVNDGDSVKAGEVVATTQILCKEDGVVQVPAVIEGEPVRRLIVERASDTRIIDLGSAKAEVKPGQRFVDGDQLAKGVPAPCCGQVESVDGSQVTIRLGRPYMVSPDSVLHVRDGELVQRGDSLALLVFERQKTGDIVQGLPRIEELLEARRPRESAVLCRKAGTVEIKQGDDDDSVTVTVIEGDDSISEYPILLGRNVMVSDSQQVTAGELLTDGPINPHELLECFFEDLRSRKPTLEAAMEAISKLQFRLVQEVQNVYKSQGVTIDDKHIEVIVRQMTSKVRIEDAGDTTLLPGELIELRQVEQVNSAMAITGGAPSEFTPVLLGITKASLNTDSFISAASFQETTRVLTEAAIEGKSDWLRGLKENVIIGRLIPAGTGFSGFEEELRAEAGPHPDILDEDAMNYRRLQNLRPDYTVDMPAAPSAANAGALLDDPSDADLEATRSRHGIEASASTTAAFTRPTVEEGLEEELIADPEAVQGLQNEGLLADES from the coding sequence ATGACCGCCACCCCCTCCAAAAAAACCAGCAAGAAGTCCAGCAAGAAGTCGTCAAAAGCCGCGGCTCCGGCTCCCGCAAACGCTCCGTTGAGCAAGGCGGCTCCGGTGTTCCGTAACCGCACGATCGACAAGAAGCAACTGCGGAACTTGATGGCGTGGGCCTACAAGAACCACGGCACCGCGGCCACCGCCTCCTTGGCTGACGAACTCAAGGATCTCGGTTTCCACTACGCGACCCAGGCCGCCGTCTCCATCTCCGTGGACGACCTGCGTATTCCAGGCGAAAAGGCCCGTCTGCTGGAAGAAGCTGAACAGCAGATCACCGACACCGAAGAGCGCTACCGCTTGGGTGAGATCACCGAGGTGGAACGTCACACCAAGGTGATCGATACCTGGACGGAAACCAACGAGCGTCTGGTTGAAGAAGTCAAGAAGAACTTCAACGAGAACGACCCGCTGAATTCGGTCTGGATGATGGCCAACTCTGGGGCCCGGGGAAACATGTCCCAGGTCCGTCAGCTGGTGGGCATGCGCGGTCTGATGGCGAACCCGCAAGGGGAAATCATCGACCTTCCGATTCGAACCAACTTCCGCGAAGGCCTGACGGTTACCGAGTACGTCATCTCCTCCTATGGCGCCCGTAAGGGTCTGGTGGATACGGCACTGCGGACCGCTGACTCCGGCTACCTCACCCGCCGCCTGGTGGACGTTGCCCAGGACGTGATTGTCCGCGAAGACGACTGCGGCACCACCCGTGGCATCCCCATTAACGCTGACGATAAGGGCCGTTACGCCGCCAAGCTTGTTGGTCGCCTGGCCGCTGAGCCCGTTCTCGATGGCGAAGGCAATGTGATCGTCGATCGCGACGGCGAGATCGACGCCGTGATCACCGCCCAGATCGAAGCAGCCGCTGTGCAGACCGTGGTGGTTCGTTCACCGCTGACCTGCGAAGCCGCCCGTTCGGTTTGCCGCAAGTGCTACGGCTGGGCCCTGGCCCACAACCAGCTGGTGGACCTCGGTGAAGCTGTTGGCATCGTCGCTGCCCAGTCCATCGGTGAGCCTGGCACCCAGCTCACCATGCGGACCTTCCACACCGGTGGTGTGTCCACCGCTGAGACGGGTGTGGTCCGCTCTCAAATCGCCGGCACCATTGAGTTCGGTGCCAAGGCCCGCGTGCGTCCGTTCCGGACCCCGCACGGCGTGGAGGCTCAGATCGCTGAGACCGACTTCACCTTGACCCTGAAGCCCAGCGGCAGCGGCAAGACCCAGAAGCTCTCCATCACCTCGGGTTCCCTGCTCTTCGTCGCCGACGCAGCTGAGGTGGCTGCTGACACGATGCTGGCTCAGATCTCTTCCGGCGCTGCCGTGAAGAAGAGCGTGGAGAAGGCCACCAAGGACGTGATCTGCGACCTGGCTGGCCAGGTTCGCTACGAGGACGCGATCCAGCCGAGGGAGGTCACTGACCGCCAGGGCAACAGCACCTTCAAGGCTCAGCGTCTCGGCCGGATGTGGGTGTACAGCGGCGACGTTTACAACCTGCCGCCCAATGCTCAGCCGGTGATCGAGGGCAACACCAATGTCACCACGGGCGAAGTGCTGGCAGAAAGCCGTCTGGTCAGCGAGTACGGCGGTGCGGTTCGTCTGCGCGAGAGCGCTGGCGACTCCCGTGAGGTTCAGATCGTCACCGCCAGCCTCACCCTGAAGGACTGCAAGCTGCTGGGTGAATCCACCCACGCCGGTGAGCTCTGGCACCTCGAGGGCAAGGACAACATTCGCTATCGCCTGAATACCCACCCCGGCACCAAGATTGGCAACGGTGAGGTGATCGCTGAACTCGCGGACGATCGCTTCCGTACCCAGACCGGCGGCGTCGTGAAGTTCGCCCCTGGCCTGGCCATCAAGAAGGCGCGTAGTGCCAAGAACGGCTACGAGGTCAACAAGGGCGGCACCTTGCTCTGGATCCCGCAGGAGACCCATGAAATCAACAAGGACATCTCCCTGTTGATGATCGAAGACGGTCAGTGGATTGAAGCCGGCACCGAGGTGGTGAAGGACATCTTCAGCCAGACCGCGGGCATCGTCTCCGTCACCCAGAAGAACGACATTCTTCGCGAGATCATCGTTCGCTCGGGTCAGCTGCACAACGTCTCCGACGCCAAGGTCGTTGCGCGCTATAGCGACGGCAAGATGGTGAACCCTGGTGAGGAGATCGCCAAGGGTCTGAAGGCCGAGGCCATGGTCTTTGTGGAGGCTGTGGATACCCCCGAGGGTGGAGCCCTGTTGCTGCGTCCGGTCGAGGAATACCGCATTCCCGATGCAGCACACCTGCCCGATCTCGGTAGCGTCACCCAGAAGAATGGTCCCAGCCTGGGCCTCAAGGCCACCCAGCGTCTGGCCTTCAAGGACGGCGAGCTCATCAAGAGCGTCGAGGGCGTTGAACTGCTGCGCACGCAGCTGATCCTCGAAACCTTTGACACCACCCCTCAAATGACGGTGGATGTTGAGGCCGTCCCGGATAAGCGCGCCAAGACCATCGAGCGCCTCCAGCTGGTCATTCTCGAGAGCCTGCTGGTCCGTCGCGACACCCTCTCCGATGCCAGCCACGGTTCCACCCACACCGAGCTCTCCGTCAATGACGGCGACAGCGTGAAGGCTGGTGAGGTGGTTGCCACCACTCAAATCCTCTGCAAGGAAGACGGTGTGGTTCAGGTTCCCGCCGTGATCGAAGGCGAGCCGGTCCGTCGTTTGATTGTCGAGCGCGCGAGCGACACCCGCATCATCGACCTGGGTTCTGCCAAGGCCGAGGTCAAGCCGGGTCAGCGCTTCGTCGATGGCGACCAACTGGCTAAGGGTGTTCCTGCTCCCTGCTGCGGTCAGGTGGAGAGCGTGGACGGCAGCCAGGTCACCATCCGCCTGGGCCGCCCCTACATGGTCTCGCCCGATTCCGTTCTGCACGTTCGCGATGGAGAACTGGTTCAGCGCGGTGACTCCTTGGCTCTGCTGGTGTTTGAGCGCCAGAAGACCGGTGACATCGTCCAGGGTCTGCCTCGTATTGAGGAGCTGCTGGAAGCCCGCCGTCCCCGTGAATCGGCTGTGCTCTGCCGCAAGGCCGGCACCGTCGAGATCAAGCAGGGCGACGACGACGACTCTGTCACCGTCACGGTGATCGAAGGCGACGACTCCATCAGCGAGTACCCCATCCTTCTTGGAAGGAATGTGATGGTCAGCGACAGCCAGCAAGTCACCGCTGGTGAGCTGCTGACCGACGGTCCGATCAACCCCCACGAGCTGCTGGAGTGCTTCTTCGAAGACCTGCGCAGCCGCAAGCCAACCCTGGAAGCGGCGATGGAGGCGATCTCCAAGCTGCAGTTCCGCCTGGTGCAGGAAGTCCAGAACGTCTACAAGTCCCAGGGCGTGACCATTGACGACAAACACATCGAGGTGATTGTTCGTCAGATGACCAGCAAGGTCCGCATTGAGGATGCTGGAGACACCACCCTGCTACCTGGTGAGCTGATCGAGCTCCGTCAGGTGGAGCAGGTGAACAGCGCCATGGCGATCACCGGTGGTGCGCCTTCGGAGTTCACTCCGGTGCTGCTGGGTATCACCAAGGCCTCCTTGAACACCGACAGCTTCATCTCCGCGGCCTCCTTCCAGGAGACCACCCGCGTGCTGACTGAAGCTGCCATCGAGGGCAAGAGCGATTGGCTCCGCGGCCTCAAGGAGAACGTGATCATCGGTCGCCTGATTCCTGCAGGTACCGGTTTCAGCGGCTTCGAAGAGGAGCTGCGCGCCGAGGCCGGTCCCCATCCGGACATCCTCGACGAGGACGCGATGAACTACCGCCGTCTGCAGAATCTGCGCCCCGATTACACCGTTGACATGCCGGCAGCTCCCTCTGCTGCTAACGCCGGTGCTCTGCTCGATGATCCCTCCGATGCGGACCTCGAGGCCACCCGCAGCCGCCATGGCATCGAGGCCAGCGCCAGCACCACCGCAGCCTTCACCCGCCCCACGGTGGAGGAGGGCCTTGAGGAGGAGCTGATCGCTGACCCTGAGGCCGTTCAAGGCCTCCAAAATGAGGGCCTGCTCGCCGACGAGTCATGA